In Lapillicoccus jejuensis, the DNA window CCTCGACGCGCTTCTCGAGGAGTGGCAGGTCGAGGTGCACCCGGTCACCGAGTCGCAGGCCCGGATCGGTCGAGCCGCCTACCGCGACTTCGGCAAGGGGTCCGGACACCCCGCCGGCCTCAACCTGGGTGACTGCTTCTCCTACGCGCTGGCTCGCGAGACCCGCCGCCCCCTGCTCTTCGTCGGCGGCGACTTCGTCCACACCGATGTGGTGGACGCACTCGCCTGACCTGCACCTGCTCCCGGTCCGACCGGCGAGCCGCCGCCCCGTTTGTTCACCTTGGCTCACTACGGTCACGCGCGTCCCACCCCGACAGACCCGACCGACCCCGAGCCAGGAGGGAACGGTGACCGACCGGCGCCTCGCCGCGTCCGACCGCGCGCCCGCCCCGCGCACCCTCGTCGACGTCATCACCGCGACGGCGGCCGCGCACACCGACGCCCCCGCCGTCGACGACACGACCACCGTGCTCACGTACGACGACCTGCTGGGGGCCGCGCGCGACCTCGCCACCGGGCTGCACGCGGCCGGGGTCCGGCGCGGCGACACCGTCGGCGTCCGCGCGACGTCCGGCCACGCCGACCTCTACGTCGCCGTCCTGGGGATCCTCCTCGCCGGGGCGGCCTACGTCGCCGTCGACGCCGACGACCCGCAGGAGCGGGCCGACCTCGTCTTCGGCGAGGCCCGGGTCGCCGCCGTCGTCGGGGCCCGGCGCAGCATCACCGTGGCGCCGGGGGGCCCGGCTGCGACCGACCGCCCGGGCGAGCCGCTGCCCGCGGTCACCCCCGACGACGACGCCTGGGTCATCTTCACCTCCGGCTCGACCGGCGTCCCCAAGGGCGTGGCCGTTACGCACCGCTCCGCGGCGGCCTTCGTCGACGCCGAGGCGCGGATCTTCCTGCAGGACAGCCCGATCGGCCCGGGCGACCGCGTCCTCGC includes these proteins:
- a CDS encoding type II toxin-antitoxin system VapC family toxin, producing MILDSSAIVAVLTGEPQRADIRRVARTASRLGISAGTLLEVGVVVDRRGQPLLSRRLDALLEEWQVEVHPVTESQARIGRAAYRDFGKGSGHPAGLNLGDCFSYALARETRRPLLFVGGDFVHTDVVDALA